One segment of Terriglobales bacterium DNA contains the following:
- a CDS encoding NTP transferase domain-containing protein has translation MKAVAIIPARLGSRRLARKALREIAGQPMVAWVYRAARASSLLDDVIVATDAEEILDFCSRQGFHARMTRKDHRSGTDRVREVACS, from the coding sequence ATGAAAGCGGTGGCCATCATCCCGGCGCGGCTGGGGTCCAGGCGGCTGGCGCGCAAGGCGCTGCGCGAGATCGCGGGCCAGCCCATGGTGGCCTGGGTGTACCGGGCGGCGCGCGCTTCCTCCTTATTAGACGACGTGATCGTGGCTACGGATGCGGAGGAGATCCTCGACTTCTGCAGCAGGCAGGGGTTCCACGCGCGGATGACCCGGAAAGACCATCGCAGCGGCACCGACCGGGTACGCGAGGTGGCGTGCTC
- a CDS encoding sterol desaturase family protein yields the protein MHERVWSYVFVCGFLAVAAVETFVPLRSLRSSTPRRWLSNIGLYLSSLAAARLILQLSALALAFSMQATSRGLLNQLPLPFVVQFAVGLALVDLRAYTSHRLFHAVGLMWRVHQVHHSESELDLTTGFRFHPLETLVSQGLLLVTVVVSGPPPGAVAFNELIVVVLNLLHHANLRFPESADRVLRLVIVTPGMHRVHHSEAVPEQNANFGVVFSLWDRLFGTYRAGLTANPREARYGLAELPRGSELNAAQVLFLPFRRTPDPSPSKAECPQE from the coding sequence ATGCACGAGCGCGTGTGGTCGTACGTCTTCGTGTGTGGTTTCCTGGCTGTCGCCGCGGTGGAGACATTCGTTCCGCTGCGCTCGTTGCGCAGCTCGACTCCCCGGCGCTGGCTCAGTAATATCGGCTTATACCTGTCCTCCCTGGCAGCGGCGAGATTGATTTTGCAGCTGAGCGCGCTGGCGCTCGCTTTCAGCATGCAGGCCACATCCCGAGGCCTGCTGAACCAACTCCCCTTGCCGTTTGTGGTGCAGTTTGCGGTGGGCCTTGCCCTGGTGGATCTCCGGGCGTACACCTCCCATCGCCTGTTTCACGCTGTCGGCCTGATGTGGCGTGTGCATCAGGTGCACCACAGCGAGTCGGAGCTGGATCTGACCACCGGCTTCCGTTTCCACCCCCTGGAAACACTGGTCAGCCAGGGTCTGCTGCTGGTGACGGTGGTTGTGTCCGGGCCGCCGCCGGGTGCAGTCGCGTTCAACGAGCTGATCGTCGTGGTGCTGAACCTCCTCCATCACGCCAATCTCAGGTTTCCAGAGTCAGCGGATCGTGTGCTGCGCCTGGTGATCGTGACTCCCGGCATGCACCGCGTCCATCACTCGGAGGCGGTCCCGGAGCAAAACGCGAACTTTGGCGTGGTGTTCTCCTTGTGGGACAGGCTGTTCGGGACGTATCGTGCAGGTCTCACGGCGAATCCGCGGGAGGCGCGTTACGGCCTGGCGGAGCTGCCCCGGGGGAGCGAACTGAACGCTGCGCAAGTGCTATTCCTTCCCTTCCGACGCACACCCGATCCATCCCCCAGCAAAGCAGAGTGCCCCCAGGAATAG
- a CDS encoding PEP-CTERM sorting domain-containing protein, with the protein MNKYLLFAIAMLVVAVPAFAGENFQKVPEPASLALLASGMGGVALLRRIIKR; encoded by the coding sequence ATGAACAAGTACCTGCTGTTTGCGATCGCGATGCTGGTGGTGGCGGTACCGGCGTTCGCCGGCGAAAACTTCCAGAAGGTCCCCGAGCCTGCGTCTTTGGCCCTGCTGGCCTCCGGGATGGGCGGCGTGGCGTTGCTGCGCCGGATAATCAAACGGTAG
- a CDS encoding TetR/AcrR family transcriptional regulator, whose amino-acid sequence MPSRKANAAAEAAAPALSSHDRILQAAKQLFASRGYENTSTVNIARQAGTSESQLMKHFGSKEGLLEAIFEQGWEQMAYQSRSVEEPASPKEKLRALLDLMVNTLQRDPELKQLFLLEGRRVRKEGRMVLMTEGYLRFVKVLDGILGQMKQAGSLREDLDAQALRSGLTGMFEGMLRDQLLAERMGYPATYGIKELRAVFNCMIEAVAKR is encoded by the coding sequence ATGCCTTCCCGGAAAGCGAATGCGGCGGCGGAAGCGGCGGCGCCGGCGCTGTCGTCGCACGACCGCATCCTGCAAGCGGCCAAGCAGCTGTTCGCCTCGCGCGGCTACGAGAACACCAGCACGGTCAACATCGCGCGGCAGGCAGGCACCAGCGAGTCGCAACTGATGAAGCACTTCGGCAGCAAGGAAGGGCTGCTGGAAGCCATCTTCGAGCAGGGTTGGGAGCAGATGGCGTACCAAAGTCGGAGCGTCGAGGAGCCGGCCTCGCCGAAGGAGAAACTGCGGGCGCTGCTCGACCTGATGGTGAACACGCTGCAACGCGACCCGGAGCTGAAGCAGCTGTTCCTGCTGGAAGGACGGCGAGTGCGCAAAGAAGGCCGGATGGTCCTGATGACCGAGGGCTACCTGCGGTTCGTCAAGGTGCTGGACGGCATCCTGGGACAGATGAAGCAGGCGGGTTCGCTGCGGGAGGACTTGGACGCGCAGGCGCTGCGCTCCGGGCTGACCGGGATGTTCGAGGGGATGCTGCGCGACCAGTTGCTGGCGGAGCGGATGGGCTATCCGGCGACGTACGGGATCAAGGAGCTGCGGGCGGTGTTCAACTGCATGATCGAGGCGGTGGCGAAGCGCTAG
- a CDS encoding response regulator has product MGATVKQLRNLKVVLVDADPAFTREWSRIFEADGHSVVCCNDLPSAYRAVAEGCDCLITALHIRGLSGLDLIRAANHPAGPVMILLTADPSPDIETQALAAGASCLFEKDVESALLRSTVEALCGAIYQPVMRYATGEFSVSTLRSAV; this is encoded by the coding sequence ATGGGCGCCACAGTCAAGCAGCTTCGAAACCTGAAAGTGGTCCTGGTGGACGCCGACCCTGCTTTCACCCGCGAGTGGAGCAGGATCTTCGAAGCCGATGGCCACTCAGTCGTCTGCTGCAACGACCTGCCCAGCGCCTACCGCGCCGTCGCCGAAGGCTGCGACTGTCTCATCACCGCTCTCCACATCCGCGGCCTCTCCGGACTGGATCTCATCCGCGCCGCCAATCATCCTGCGGGGCCGGTCATGATCCTGCTCACCGCCGACCCTTCACCGGACATCGAAACCCAGGCCCTGGCCGCCGGCGCCAGTTGCCTCTTCGAGAAGGACGTGGAGAGCGCGCTGCTGCGTTCCACCGTCGAAGCCCTCTGCGGCGCCATCTACCAGCCGGTCATGCGCTACGCCACCGGCGAGTTCTCCGTCAGCACCCTGCGTTCCGCCGTCTGA
- the bfr gene encoding bacterioferritin — MRGNQKVLKELNAALQAELTAIVQYMVQAEMCHNWGYQRLGELTKRRAIEEMKHAEGLIERILFLDGTPAIDVALQPKVGADVPKQLETDLADETDAVRQYNQSVKICRESGDAGSRELFEHMIVDEERHADFLEAQLHSIKEIGLANYLAEQLKEK, encoded by the coding sequence ATGCGGGGCAATCAGAAGGTCCTCAAGGAGTTGAACGCCGCTTTGCAGGCGGAACTGACCGCCATCGTGCAGTACATGGTCCAGGCGGAGATGTGTCACAACTGGGGATACCAGCGGCTGGGCGAACTCACCAAGCGCCGCGCCATCGAGGAGATGAAACACGCCGAGGGCCTGATCGAACGCATCCTGTTCCTGGACGGCACTCCCGCCATCGACGTTGCCTTGCAGCCAAAAGTCGGCGCCGATGTGCCAAAGCAGCTGGAGACCGACCTCGCCGACGAGACCGACGCCGTGCGCCAGTACAACCAGTCGGTCAAGATCTGCCGTGAGTCGGGGGACGCGGGCTCACGCGAGCTGTTCGAGCACATGATCGTTGACGAGGAACGCCATGCCGACTTCCTGGAAGCGCAATTGCATTCCATCAAGGAGATCGGCCTCGCCAACTATCTCGCCGAGCAGCTCAAGGAGAAATAG